CAAGGCCAAGTCCAAGCTGACGCTCGCGCTCGGCAAGGACATCCAGGGCCGCCCCTTCGCCACGGACCTGGCGCGCATGCCCCACCTCCTGGTTGCAGGCGCCACCGGCGCGGGCAAGTCCGTGTGCCTGAACACCATCCTGCTCTCCATCCTCTACAAGGCGCGCCCCGACGAGGTGAAGCTCCTGCTGGTGGACCCCAAGCGCATCGAGCTTTCGGTCTACTCCGACCTGCCGCATCTGGTGCATCCCGTGGTCACGGAGATGCCCATGGCCAAGAGCGCCCTGGAATGGGCCGTGGCCGAGATGGACCGCCGCTATCAGGCCATGGCGCTGCTCGGCGTGCGCAACATCGAGGGCTACAACCAGAAGCTCCCCCAGGCCGACGTGGCGGCCAAGCCCGCCCTGGCCGAGCTTACGCCCATGCCCTACATGGTCATCATCATCGACGAGCTGGCCGACCTGATGATGACCGCGGGCAAGGAGGCGGAGATGAGCATCGTCCGCCTCGCCCAGCTCGCCCGCGCCGCGGGCATCCACCTCATCCTGGCCACGCAGCGCCCGAGCGTCGACGTGGTCACCGGCCTCATCAAGGCCAACTTCCCCTCACGCCTCTCGTTTCAGGTTTCGAGCAAGCACGATTCGCGCACCATCCTCGACATGGTCGGCTCCGAGAAGCTGCTGGGCCGCGGCGACAGCCTCTACAAGCCGAGCGGCGGCAAGGTCATGCGCGTGCACGGCGCCTTCGTGGACGAGGACGAGATCGGCCACGTGGTGGATCACTGGAAGGCCCAGTGCCCGCAGGAATTCGCCGTGGATTTCGAGCAGTGGCAGCAGGAGCAGTCCGGCGAGGCCGCCGAGGGCGAGCCCGGAGCCATGGACAGCGATCCCATGTACCGCGAGGCCGTGGAGTTCGTGACCACGCAGGGCAAGGCCTCCATCTCGCTCCTGCAGCGCCGCTTCCGCATCGGTTTCAACCGCGCGGCCCGCTTCATCGAGCAGATGGAACTCGACGGCATGCTCGGCCCCCAGGAAGGCGCGAAGCCCCGTCAGGTCATCCGCGGCAGGGAATAGTTGCGGATGGCGCCGACGAGTCGTTCGGTCCCTAGGCCCGCCAGGAGAAGGTGAAGAGGCAGGACGGAGCCCCCTGGCTTATGACCTGGGGGCGCTGCAGCGAGAGCCGCGGCGAGTAGGCCTGGGCGAATGCGCTGTCCCGCGCGCAGGAGATGCAGTAGATGAGGTCGTCGGCCAGCCCCATCTCGCGGTAGCGTTCCACGTAGGCGCAATGCGTGACCGTGAAGGTGAGGGCGGAGGGATCGAGCCTGACGTTCGAGATGCGCAGCGCGTCGCCTGCCTGCCAGAAATCGAGAACGGTCGCGAAGTGGGGCAGGGAAGGCCCGTTCTGCGCCTCCCGGGCGAAGGCCGCGCCGAAGTCCCAGGCCGCGCGCCGCGTCGCGTCGCAGATCACTGACAGCGCTTCGGTCCGCTCCATGCGGCCGCACAATTCCTCGAAGACGGTGGAAATGATGTTCGCTTCGATGGTCCGGCGTTCCAGGTTGGTCAGGGCCGTCTTCTCCATCGCGCTCCCTCTTGCTTTTTTTTCGGTGAACGATAGCATGAACTCTTCCGCAAGTTCTTGTCCACCAAAAAAGAGAGAAAGGTAATGAAAATAATGCGCTTCGCACTCGCGTGCTGCCTTTTGCTGGCCATGGCGGCTCCGGCCGGGGCGGCTTCGGCGTCGGCCATAACCGCCGACATCCAGAAGCAGTACGAATCCCTCAAGGGCTTCACCGCGGACTTCAAGCAGATGCTCAAGAGCGCGGCCACCGGACAGGTGGAGGAGCGCGAGGGCACCATCTCCTACAAGAAGCCGAATCTTGTGCGCTGGGAGACCGACACGCCCGAGAAGGAGCTGCTGCTCGTGGGCAAGAAAGTGGTCTGGAACTACGTTCCTTCCGAGAAAACCGCCTCGAAGAGCCCTCTCAATGCGGTCTTCAGCTCGAAGACCATGATCCGCTTCATCTCCGGGCAGGCCAATCTTGACGAGGATTTCGTGGTTGAGGAGCAGGGCACCGAGGCGGGGCTCATCAAGCTCGCGCTGACCCCCAAGAAGCCCGAGCCGAACCTCGTGCAGGCCTTCCTGTGGGTCGATCCGCAGTCGCACATGCTGCGCAGCGTGCTGATAGTGGACTTCTACGGCAACGCCAACAAGCTCGGCCTGGACAACATCCGCATCAATCCGGGGCTTTCGGACAGCCTGTTCGAGTTCACGCCGCCCAAGGGCGTGACTGTCCAGGACAACACGGTCAGTCAGTAAAACCGGCGGCCCTGCGAAGGGCGGCAACCTCACGCGCGGTCAGTTCCCGGGCCGCTCCCTTGGCGAGTCTTC
Above is a genomic segment from Desulfovibrio sp. X2 containing:
- a CDS encoding L-2-amino-thiazoline-4-carboxylic acid hydrolase codes for the protein MEKTALTNLERRTIEANIISTVFEELCGRMERTEALSVICDATRRAAWDFGAAFAREAQNGPSLPHFATVLDFWQAGDALRISNVRLDPSALTFTVTHCAYVERYREMGLADDLIYCISCARDSAFAQAYSPRLSLQRPQVISQGAPSCLFTFSWRA
- the lolA gene encoding outer membrane lipoprotein chaperone LolA, whose protein sequence is MRFALACCLLLAMAAPAGAASASAITADIQKQYESLKGFTADFKQMLKSAATGQVEEREGTISYKKPNLVRWETDTPEKELLLVGKKVVWNYVPSEKTASKSPLNAVFSSKTMIRFISGQANLDEDFVVEEQGTEAGLIKLALTPKKPEPNLVQAFLWVDPQSHMLRSVLIVDFYGNANKLGLDNIRINPGLSDSLFEFTPPKGVTVQDNTVSQ